Part of the Citrus sinensis cultivar Valencia sweet orange chromosome 2, DVS_A1.0, whole genome shotgun sequence genome, GATACCTATTCTTTTCAGCAGTTATGCCGTTTCTTCAGAAGTTAAGTAAAAGATGCAAGTTATTAGTCATAGTAACCATTGTCCCGTTACTTGGGTTCAGCTATCAGATCACAGGAATGACAGGCTTGTcccaatgaaaaaaataataaaagaggaTACTGAAAGAGAATCATCGCCCACGACATCAACCCTTACCCATAAACTTTCTATTGCCATGCATCCCGAATAGGGtttgataaaaaatacatataagaATAAGCAGCAACAATATGAATGAAGAACGCAAGTAAAATGGATACATACACTCTCCCATGCCCTGTTTCAATACCtctgataaatataaatggtAAAGGCATACTAAGATACTTGGTACACACACAGAGCGAATCTCAGATTGACGCTTAAATGTCACGGTCTCGTTTGCATTCTGGTGAAGGCGTAGGGAAGCGGGCACGATCGTTGCAGTAGTTATAGATGGTGTATTTCTGGCGAACCCATCTGAGTCTCCTGTACTGGTAGGCGTCAAGGTCTTGGAACGCCTTCTGATCCCACCATCTCTTGCCCTGTGTCTCACAGAACTTGGCGTTCACAGATACCTCACACCCATCAACGTGGAACCCCTTGTAGGAGGCTATGAAAGGAGCCTTCGACCAGTCCGTCTTCTCCAAACCGCCCCTCGTTGCCCAGTCATCTGCATTCCACAGGCTTGAGTATATCTTCATGGGTTGGTTGAATGGAAACCTCACTCCCAAATCTTTGCTGTTCTTGAACACTCTAATCGGCACATCGTCCACTAAGAAACTGCAATAAACAACATAAGCATGAGGTGGGAATTTAAGAGGATTGATTGTTGTTAATTTGTTATGGATATCTGAAGAACTTACACAATCTGATACATGTTCCAGAGAACTGAGTAAGTGTGAAACTCTTTGGTTGGATCAAACCAAAGATAAATTCTCTGCTCTTTGTCTCCCTTTCCTCCAGTGTACACATTTGTCTGCAAAATGTATGGCTGCCCGGTTCTGTTCCCCAAGAACTCAAAGTCTATCTCATCGTGTTCCGAATTTTGAGAAGATAACTGCACAACAAACACTCCAAagcttcaatttattcattcaaacaaacaacaaacaGTGTAGCGGATGACTGCCGTTGCAAGCAAAGCACTTACGTAAAAAGCAGTCACAGTTCCGGCAGAATCACCAGGAACCATCTTTATGTGCATGCTGAAGTGACCAAACAGATACGAGCCTTTTGATTGGAAGCCAGTCCCTGATCACAAATAACACAAGACAGTGAGATCACTAAGAAGAATTGCTGTAACTTACAAGtccaaaagacaaaagaaataacCAACCTGTGTATTTATCCAGGACAAGCTGAATCTCAGAACCTCCATTAAAGTATTTGATGTGATCAAATGCCCATGTTGGCACATAATTTCGGCCAAATGGTACATCTATAGGCCTCTTTGGTGGGGCACTTATAACTCCAGGAGCCAAAAACAGAGCACTCAGGCAAAGAGTCCATAGAAAAGAAGCCATCTCTGATCTTTCCTTGTAACAAGCTGTTACCTATGATGTTCCAGTGCCCAGACTCCTTTATTTATAGTATATGCAAGACACCCTTTTTGCTTCACTCTTAGGTGAGAGTAGTAAGCTGAAGTGTGACAGTACCgtaagattaaaataatacttcACGGGTATATTTTGATAAGATATTTCACTgcattttcataatattcatTGTATTGGATTGTTTTCTTCTAGGAAATAGAAGGGCCGGCCAACAGAGGGAAACATAAGAGTGAAATCTGTCTCATGAAGAATTATTGGGCTATGCCAACCTGATTATGTAATCAATCAATGAATGCAATATACTAACTGATCTCCGATGCTAGTTTGGTGGGGTTTCATCTGCTTCATCCACCGAGTAAGCACATGCAAATATTTGAAACAAAGGGCCCAATCTCATGTTGAAACCACTAACAGTAAGCTTATAGCTAGTTTTTGgttattaaacaataaagatattGAGGCCATGCCAATTTTCATTCAGAGTTTATTATTTGCATCTCATCTCAATAGTTCAGCAAGTAAGAGACATGATGCGTTGCAACATGACTTCAAACAAACTTTAATGGTTGCAGGTTCCATCTATTGGCTCCCCTGATTTCAATACTTTTTGCTTCTgtttctattttctaaaaagGGTTAGAACTTAAAAACCGGTTTGTGGGAATGCAtaaaaaaatgcaagaatAAAGAGACAGCAGATTGGGAGTTGCATGTGGGTTGGTTGTGATACGCTTTGATCAATGAAAAGGAAGTTAGGGCACATGGACTGGCTTAGGTTTGCATAAACCATGTTcccattattttgtttacttcTGGCACCGGTTGTTGTGCCGCTATTAAAGGACTTCTTGAATACACAAAGTCATGACAAGGAACCAAATTTTGGTTCTGCATTTAAACAAGAGCCGTAACAGCTGCAGCTCCCTCCCAGTAGCTACCATCAGTGTTCAGTTCCAGTTATcctattttgatttattgggGGACTTTGGCTCATCCTATATGATAGATGTTGATCTTCTAGGGTTCACGACCACACCAGAGACTCTAGAGCATTTTGATCACCAATTGGTTATCAAGAGAAATGACAACTTTCGATTCACAATTTTGTCTACAAGTTGGAccaatttaatgaatttcttATGCTACAGATGTCCCAATCATACTACCGACAACATAGCTTAGTTGAAGATTAAATGCTGTCATCAACCATACGTGCGAGAGTATGAACTTTAGTTTTGACctcttttatcatttaagtTCTACAAACTAAACTACCTAGAACTTGTAACTAGTAAAATTCAACTTACCTTCTTGTAATTTGACAATCTTTTAAATAtctctaaattattataaattttaatttacctccatttttatttaaaagataaaaaaaaaataagaacacattatataaatattcttttattttctaagatAAGATGaggtttataataatttaaacaatatttcaaaatttattattttaagatagGTAACCCAAAATCAAACCACTCACAAGTTACaatgtataaaaattaacttagaAGTGATGATAcctaatattatatatatatatatatatatatatatatatatatatataaaatattatctatACAACAGAAACAAAAAGCAAGTTGTTCAATGAATATGGGTAGATTTTTTGGGTCAGGACTTGATTTAGGAGGTGCCAGTATCAATGTGATTTAAAAACTTCAAGATAGGCTATAGCCATGCATTTGTGGAAAGTTCagaataaagaagagaaaaagggcTTTTGGTTAAATGTTTTGGGGAATTGTCCCAATGAGGCAGCAAAAAACCCAGCAAGGCATGTGCTTTGTATGCTACCCAACCACGTGTGGTGTgctttttgttaaatatttttggctCCACAATAAAGCAGCTGCAGTCCTGCCGTCCAACACCAGGAGTTGCAGAAAATTATGGATGCTAGTGAAGCTGTGAAGGGGTTTTCTAAGGCCAAAACAGGAatgtaattatgtaaatttatgttaattaagttaaatagCTTTGTACACAAAGTGTAAACACAAGATCTCTTGATCAAATAAACTTATAACTATGAGTTGCTAAATTAATCTGATGTTTTGGAATTTTGGCCAAAGCTCTGTAAGATAAAGTTGGTTTAGTTTTTAACTGTGAGTTTCATAGAGTAATGAATGATCTATAAATACCTTCCATtgtgtaatattaaaatttaaaagcagCTTTGGATCTGATAATCTTCATCAAGCCTGTcgttaatcaaattaaataacaaatgcAGATTATGCAGTTATAAAGTATATGATTGTCAGGCACAGGTGAATTAGTTAATCAACATGATCTATGCTGTCACAGATCGTTATCAtctttcaaaatctttcaaaataatcaataaatgaGACAGTTTAGCATATTTTGAGtaccttttataattttatttttatttcttttgtaatcAGGTGATGAATGATATTCCTAAAATACCATTCTTTACAAGGCTTTGGATCCcataactaataatttatatatcaagCGTGTcactaatgaattaaattccTACAAGCACACACATGAGAAGGCTGCACTGCTATTTATGGCTAAGCATAGAAAGTCCCAAGAGATTGCTTAAACCCAGAGACTAGAGtcaaccaacaaaaaaagagCCATGAAAATAAGTGAAAGTAGAAACCAACAACTGGCTCCAATCAGTTGAGTCTATAATAATCGCAATCTCTAGGCAGTTTAGTGGTGTAAATAGCATTAAAAGTTGAGTTGGTTTGGCTTATTGCATCAGCAACAAATATCAGAACAACACAACAACCATTCAGTAATTGCAATCAAAATGCAAAGCGATCTAATCTCATTCCCACCCATGCATGATGGAGACAAAAAGTTTTCACTTTGTTCAATTCAGATGAATCAAAAACCCAACAAGGGCAAGGCATCAAAAACTATGCTTACAGTAACTTGATCCATTATTATAAAGTACGAAGAAAATTATGTAACCCGGAGGATGGGAGAcaagaatatatataattctatGAACtcacaataataaaatccatCCTCACATGTATGCCAATGCATTTTTAGAAAATCCCAGTATTTTGAATCTTTAAACTCTTATGGGAcatcaatattaattaatgttttgaGACAGCTGACAGACTGAAAATACATAGAACTGGCTATAACATTATCATAATCCATGGTGTAGTCCTTACTCCAGAATATGAAGCGCAAGATCTGTAAGATGCATCAGGCAAATGAATTCATCAGTTAAACGAGAATCCGTGATTTGGATCCTTGAAATTATTAGATCAATGTCCAGAATATGCTAAATATGTATGCGAAGAGAAGCAATACAAGTAATGTGCAAATAGCAAGTTAGTAACAATCCGAGATGCTCagttaaattttaacattataacATTCTATTGTTTGCGGAATCATATGAGGTGATAAACTGAATCGACTCCTGCTTAATGAGGGCAAAATCACTTCTATagaatataaaatgattaatatgATACATCTTGATGGATCTGGACCCATCTATATTGGTAAAGTAACTATCGCCAAAAAATAGAAgcaaaaatgtatttttaaaaaattaaaaaatagaagataTAGCATGACAGCAAATGACAAATATACAGAGTATAAAACTATCTGCTTCCACTAGAACAACCAATGTTTCTTCCTCGGTTTCTTTGGAACTGGTGCATCTGTAAAAGAACATGAAAATTTGTTGTATATTGTACTTGGCGCAACATTGTAACTCAACGAAAAACCTtgacaaaaagataaaaacaaacCTCGAATATCGTATAGCGAGTTATAATGTACCTCTGACCAGAAGCTTAACCACAACTCTGCAGCATTTCAAgagaaaaggaagaaatatAAGAATATGTTCTCACAAAGACTACTGAAAAGTAATAGATAAAGCAGGTATTTGACAAGAAGGATCCCATGTTATTTGTTGCTAATATAAAGTTTTGTGGAAATCCCCGTTTTAAATTGAATGTGGGCCTACCAGCTTACCTAAAACCTCAAAGAGCCACATATCCTTCACTCAAAAACTTTTACAACACAAATAACACTCTCATGGTTTCTAGAAAGGAATGCTATTGGGTAATGCTATTTCCAATAGAAGTTATTTGAGTAGGCTCAACAATTAAATACTCAATCCCATTCACATTTGACAGGTTTTTGTGACTTAATAGGGAAAACAATCATTCTATTTACATCCTGCAGAGTGCAGAAGCTCCATATGCAAGCTCAATACTCTATCCGGGGAAAAAAAACTACTGGCTGATTATGCAAGTAAGCTCTATAAGGAAATAAGAGAATGTGTAGCGGTTTGCAGCTTCTAGAAATGCATCTAGTAGTTTCTAAAagctcaataaaatttgatatggCAGATAATATTGACTTTTCCAGTCTTACCGCGTTTAGGAGCCTGGTGTTGTGgcataatttcaataaaacaaGTATCTCTGAATGATGTCAAAAGACATATCTTTGCAGCAAACTGCCAAAAAAAAGCAGTACTGTCAAGCACTACTATTAGAAGAATACAAGAAATAGAATTATACACCTACACAATGAAAGATTAATTATGCATAACAAATACATGCTCTCATTGTACTGAACGCATCAATGTATAAGAAAAAGAgaactaaaaaaatgaaaggacACTAATATATACTATCATCATTAACTAGCAATACAGCAGACAGAAAAAACTTATATCTGTTTGACCAAATGACAGACCTTATCGGCTGCTGCTTGTAATGTAACGTGGTCCCCCCATTCACCAACTCTGCATCATACAGTAAATCAAGGGAGAGAAAAACAATGTTATGTAACAGCATTTATAAAAGAGTGAAACAGAATATGAAAGCAATGAGTAAAGGCTAATAGCATCAAAAAATAGAAGGGGTGAGACTTCATCAACCAACATACTTTGCCATGTTTTTGTAATAGCGTTTATATTTCATCGGGACATAGCCTTCATACATAGAGCGGCAGTCTTTGAGCTGGAACAAGAAAGAATTTTAGTTTGTGAGCAAAGTAATTGGCAAAGCctttctctctatctctctaTCTACCCTCATTCCCTTTTAACATAGAGATTTagttttctgtttgtgttCATTAGTTCTTTCATAATCAGACTTAGTGGGATAAACAGTTAatcataattatttgaattaacaTAAACACTTAATCATCCAGAAAATGTCAGTAATCTTGTATCAGACTccacaaaatttaattacactgGAGATCGTATAACAACATAAAGCAAGAAAATCTAATCAAGGGCCTTTTATCCTAAAAAGCTTTGTACAGGGAGTCCTTCATGCGATACTTGATCAACTTGGCTTTCAGTAAGACAAATCAACCCAAATTAAAGGCATCAAGTTTCTCAATTCATATCCATCATTTGTAACATTTGATGGGCACTTCAAAGACAATATACCTGTTTTACAACCTCTTTCCGGACATGCTTGTGATACTCAGGTGACTTGTACATCTGATCTGAAAGTGCACGAAACTGCAAcacaatgttgaaaatgtaaAACAGGATCTCAAATACTAATACAGATTAGATAGATACAGAGAGGGAgtaaacattttcaaatttcactGCCATCAAAAGTACCTGACAATTTCCATCCCCAGAGACTTTCACCTCATATAGACTATAAACATTTAGCCTGGGcgaacaataataaaaaatttactcaaTACCTTCACCAAAGAAAAAACTCTAAGACAAAAGCAGCAGCATCCAAAGACCTTCCTGTTAAAAACTTCTAGCAAATACTCTGTCCAGCACAGACCAAGGAGGCAAGGAACATGCATAAGTTTGGAAGAAAGGGGTAAATTCAGAAATTATACAGAGAAAAAATTAGTGAATCATGTGGGGATGGCCAGAAATACTTTCTATATGTTGAGAAATGTAAAACCACCAAAGTGgattcttttcaaattatcatatttaagGTTCTCTTAACATGATTAGATGGACAACCAGATAACTTCATACACCTTTTCATCCATGCAGAAGAGGGAGCTTCCTCACATCATAAAATTCCAATATTACTTGGTGAGATTTCATTTGCCCATACAATTCCCATGTCATGATAAATCCACATAAAGATGGCCAATAACTCGGTGGCTTCTCACCGTGAGGCTTTTCAGGTCAAGAGTCATTCTCAGATCTTCCTTCCCAGATTACAAAGAAGAACTGACGAGCACATTTTACTAGCATGTAATTCTCATATAACTATCCTCTTATACAATTGTTTCCTAAAGAACTATgtatttcattaataaatacattttgAGCAAAACTTTAGTTCTTTAgctcattaataaataaatttgaacaaaagtTTAGttctaaaaaacaaaaataataaaaaactattaggCCCACTTTAGTGGCTAAGTATAAGACATACCTCTGGAGAAGCCGCTGGTGATCCAAACTGGCATCATTCATGTTGGGGATATAGGAGTTTATCTTTGGGACATGCTGAAAGTTCAAGAAGTGCAAGATAAGAATCTAGAAAGGCATCTTTCCTTTGGCGAAAGACAGAAGAGGGAAGGGAGTGCAGATCAAAGATGCAACAAATAATCAATGCCTTTAGTATTTATCATGCAAGAGTCAGAAAGAATGAGCAAGTTAAGATAAAGAACAAAGTGTAATGAAACCTTTccaaacaataaattctttgCGTCTTATAAAGAGTCAATAAGTGCAGGAGAGGGCAGCAGGCAAAAGAAATTCAAGGGGAGACATATTGCGAGGTAATAATCATCAGCAGAAATCAGTTAGAAGCACAATGCCTACAAAGAGATGAGTTTAACTgcactggaaaaaaaaattaaaaggcaaGGCTAACTTGGTCTGCCCTCAAGTACAAGTATGGACAGAGGAAAAGGAGGAACCATTTAGCACTTCTAGTGATTCTCACACTGTTGTAAATATTGTTCCCTAGGATTCAAGGTGCAGAATCTCAAGTTAGGAAAACCTCTGATATTATTAAGCTTTCTGACGTTTGGACCTTTTAAACTGAGATTATAATCCGTGAGCCAAAATGAAAAGGAGGTATCTTACTGGAACAGGTGCCAAGTTGGAAAGGCGTCTAGCAACTGCACCATCTAAATTTGCATACTCTTCTGAAAGTACTAAAGCAATCATCCGGTCATCCTCAGTATCCTGCTGACTGCTCAAAGATGAGCTAGAACTAGCACCAACACTTTCAGTGCCATTCCTCATCACGTAACCCCGCAAAGTACTACCAACTTAATCAAGTGATCACACCAAGTAAACAGCCCTTTGCCACAGAACTGCTTAAgataaaaacttaaatgaaTCACTACCattacaatgaaaataaagatataacACATTTGACATGCTTGATACATTCATATCAATCAACACAGcataaagataaaatgaaCCAATTAATAGACTACAATCATCAATATGCAAATGTGACGAACATGACACAACCCAATAAAGATTTCGATCAATATGAAGCCATCCATTACAACAAAAGAAGCTCAAATGCCAGTGGCTGAATTATATCAACAAATGAACACAGTATTTATGTAAAATGTAAAAGCAACGTAACACATCAATATGTTATAATAGACTACAATCATAAAGATGAAGATAAAATGAACCAATTAATAGACTACAATCATCAATATGCAAATGTGATGAACATGACACGACCCAATAAAGATTTCAATCAATATGAAGCCACCCATTACGACAAAAGAAGCTCAAATGCCAGTGGCTGAATTATATCAACACATAAACACGGTATTTATGTAATATGTAAAAGCAACAGGCAGATGGCTGTCCATTAAAATGAACCAATAGCAACAAGGCAGATGGCCGTCcatgaaaatgaatcaatc contains:
- the LOC102613419 gene encoding OVARIAN TUMOR DOMAIN-containing deubiquitinating enzyme 12, which codes for MRNGTESVGASSSSSLSSQQDTEDDRMIALVLSEEYANLDGAVARRLSNLAPVPHVPKINSYIPNMNDASLDHQRLLQRLNVYSLYEVKVSGDGNCQFRALSDQMYKSPEYHKHVRKEVVKQLKDCRSMYEGYVPMKYKRYYKNMAKVGEWGDHVTLQAAADKFAAKICLLTSFRDTCFIEIMPQHQAPKRELWLSFWSEVHYNSLYDIRDAPVPKKPRKKHWLF
- the LOC102613907 gene encoding xyloglucan endotransglucosylase protein 34; translation: MASFLWTLCLSALFLAPGVISAPPKRPIDVPFGRNYVPTWAFDHIKYFNGGSEIQLVLDKYTGTGFQSKGSYLFGHFSMHIKMVPGDSAGTVTAFYLSSQNSEHDEIDFEFLGNRTGQPYILQTNVYTGGKGDKEQRIYLWFDPTKEFHTYSVLWNMYQIVFLVDDVPIRVFKNSKDLGVRFPFNQPMKIYSSLWNADDWATRGGLEKTDWSKAPFIASYKGFHVDGCEVSVNAKFCETQGKRWWDQKAFQDLDAYQYRRLRWVRQKYTIYNYCNDRARFPTPSPECKRDRDI